In one window of Sardina pilchardus chromosome 23, fSarPil1.1, whole genome shotgun sequence DNA:
- the rpgrb gene encoding retinitis pigmentosa GTPase regulator b isoform X1, with product MAGETEDEIPESGAVFTFGKSKFADNIPSRFWLKNDTPSKICCGDEHTALITEKGKLFMFGSNNWGQLGFGTKATVAKPTCVKALKTEKVKLAACGRNHTLVYTTQGNVYVTGGNSEGQLGLGDYDERSTFQLVDFFNKRGPIKMLAAGSNTSAALTQSGVLYVWGDNSEGQIGLGKESNAVKPHKLSVGRPVSCVACGYYHSALVTVDGELYTFGERDSGKLGLPTNKLANHRVPQLVDGIKERVLQVACGGGHTVALTEDCLYTFGLGQFGQLGHGTFIFESRSPRAVEHFRKGRVQHVACGENHTAVVTDCGLLYAFGDGRHGKLGLGEENFTNQFKPTLCPRFLKYHVETVTCGGCHMLVFAKSRSKAEQEVTLEEDDVTEDFWEKPYTELLGDTVGSATLQRSLSARVRRRERERSPEQFGVMFRTLPPLSSTHPGATILPVPSQTLPPRLHLTDLQDRNDRNDLNRGRAKKSGLSTRIGKVKKSKAKKGSPAEAGDDSESVKDLGETTDILNVTHMMKMDPSDQSLTLSPVHKDGAGEASQVTNQDGAEDEDENDEGVEEMEGSEEEEDKDEEKEEVEDQLIDEVDSEPDETPNTSSPQEAEVEKEKEVAVSDGEVKEKEVTVPDGVVKETEEKMESQSQKEEVLESSTPPQTKEEKPRGIFGPNRRGSLFQRQPPSRRQDSKEEVEGLSESTSTGKPIAEGSSTSDQSVGDAGRCIASETQQGKKAPTASRSRSATCVLL from the exons ATGGCCGGGGAGACAGAGGACGAAATACCTG AATCAGGCGCTGTTTTCACCTTCGGGAAAAGTAAATTTGCCGACAACATCCCTAGCAGATTTTGGCTGAAGAATGACACACCTTCCAAAATATGTTGTGGAGATGAACACACCGCACTGATCACAG AGAAAGGAAAGCTATTTATGTTCGGCAGTAACAACTGGGGACAGCTCGGTTTTGGAACCAAGGCCACTGTGGCTAAGCCTACGTGTGTGAAAG CTTTGAAGACAGAAAAGGTGAAGCTGGCTGCGTGTGGAAGAAACCACACTCTCGTTTACACAA ctcAGGGGAATGTCTATGTAACCGGTGGCAACAGTGAGGGACAGCTTGGCCTTGGGGACTACGATGAAAGAAGTACTTTCCAATTGGTGGACTTCTTTAACAAGCGGGGACCAATCAAAATGCTCGCTGCTGGTTCCAACACCTCAGCCGCTCTCACAC AGAGCGGGGTGCTGTACGTGTGGGGGGACAACTCCGAGGGCCAGATCGGTCTGGGAAAAGAGAGCAACGCTGTCAAACCGCACAAGTTGTCTGTTGGACGCCCTGTTTCCTGCGTGGCCTGCGGATACTACCACTCTGCCTTAGTGACCG tggacggGGAGCTGTACACGTTCGGCGAGAGGGACAGTGGGAAGTTGGGCCTGCCCACCAACAAGCTGGCCAATCACAGAGTCCCTCAGCTGGTGGACGGCATCAAGGAGCGAGTCCTGCAGGTGGCGTGTGGAGGAGGACACACTGTGGCTCTCACAG AGGATTGCCTGTACACGTTCGGCCTGGGTCAGTTTGGGCAGCTTGGACACGGGACCTTCATCTTCGAGTCGCGGTCACCGCGCGCAGTGGAACACTTCCGCAAGGGCCGAGTGCAACACGTGGCATGTGGAGAGAATCACACCGCAGTGGTCACAG ACTGTGGCCTTCTGTACGCGTTTGGAGACGGTCGTCATGGCAAACTGGGGCTCGGAGAGGAGAACTTCACCAACCAGTTCAAGCCCACGCTGTGTCCACGGTTCCTCAAGTACCACGTAGAGACG GTTACATGCGGAGGTTGTCACATGCTTGTGTTTGCCAAATCCCGCTCGAAGGcggaacaggaagtgaccttGGAGGAGGATGATGTCACTGAGGACTTCTGGGAGAAACCCTACACAGAGTTGCTAGGCGACACCGTGGGGTCTGCCACCCTCCAGAGGAGTCTCTCTGCTCGGGTCCGGCGCCGAGAAAGG GAGCGATCTCCTGAGCAGTTTGGGGTGATGTTCCGCACTCTTCCGCCGCTCTCGTCCACGCACCCGGGCGCCACCATCCTGCCCGTGCCCAGTCAGACGCTGCCGCCCAGACTGCACCTGACCGACCTGCAGGACCGCAACGACCGCAACGACCTCAACCGCGGGCGCGCCAAGAAGAGCGGCCTCTCCACCAGAATAG GAAAAGTGAAAAAGTCCAAAGCCAAGAAAGGTTCTCCAGCGGAAGCCGGAGACGAcagtgagagtgtgaaagatCTGGGCGAAACCACAGATATACTAAATGTT ACTCATATGATGAAGATGGACCCCAGTGACCAATCACTGACGTTGTCTCCAGTGCATAAG GACGGTGCAGGCGAGGCCTCACAGGTGACCAATCAAGATGGAGCGGAGGACGAAGATGAGAACGACGAAGGTGTTGAAGAAATGGAGggcagtgaggaagaggaggataaggatgaagaaaaggaagaggtggaggatcAACTGATAGACGAGGTGGATTCAGAGCCAGACGAAACCCCCAACACCTCGTCACCGCAG GAAGCAGaggtagaaaaagaaaaagaggtgGCGGTCTCAGATGGTGAGGTTAAAGAAAAAGAGGTGACTGTCCCAGATGGCGTGGTCAAAG AAACTGAAGAAAAAATGGAGTCACAGTCTCAAAAGGAAGAGGTGCTGGAGTCCAGCACACCGCCACAGACTAAGGAGGAGAAACCAAGAGGCATCTTTGGACCAAACAGAAGG GGTTCTCTGTTCCAGCGGCAGCCCCCCAGCAGGCGGCAGGACTcaaaggaggaggtggagggcttATCGGAGAGCACGTCAACAGGGAAGCCGATCGCTGAGGGATCCTCCACGTCTGACCAGAGCGTTGGAGATGCAGGTCGCTGCATCGCTAGCGAAACCCAGCAGGGCAAGAAGGCACCTACTGCCAGCCGCTCACGGTCAGCTACCTGCGTTCTCCTCTGA
- the rpgrb gene encoding retinitis pigmentosa GTPase regulator b isoform X2, whose translation MFGSNNWGQLGFGTKATVAKPTCVKALKTEKVKLAACGRNHTLVYTTQGNVYVTGGNSEGQLGLGDYDERSTFQLVDFFNKRGPIKMLAAGSNTSAALTQSGVLYVWGDNSEGQIGLGKESNAVKPHKLSVGRPVSCVACGYYHSALVTVDGELYTFGERDSGKLGLPTNKLANHRVPQLVDGIKERVLQVACGGGHTVALTEDCLYTFGLGQFGQLGHGTFIFESRSPRAVEHFRKGRVQHVACGENHTAVVTDCGLLYAFGDGRHGKLGLGEENFTNQFKPTLCPRFLKYHVETVTCGGCHMLVFAKSRSKAEQEVTLEEDDVTEDFWEKPYTELLGDTVGSATLQRSLSARVRRRERERSPEQFGVMFRTLPPLSSTHPGATILPVPSQTLPPRLHLTDLQDRNDRNDLNRGRAKKSGLSTRIGKVKKSKAKKGSPAEAGDDSESVKDLGETTDILNVTHMMKMDPSDQSLTLSPVHKDGAGEASQVTNQDGAEDEDENDEGVEEMEGSEEEEDKDEEKEEVEDQLIDEVDSEPDETPNTSSPQEAEVEKEKEVAVSDGEVKEKEVTVPDGVVKETEEKMESQSQKEEVLESSTPPQTKEEKPRGIFGPNRRGSLFQRQPPSRRQDSKEEVEGLSESTSTGKPIAEGSSTSDQSVGDAGRCIASETQQGKKAPTASRSRSATCVLL comes from the exons ATGTTCGGCAGTAACAACTGGGGACAGCTCGGTTTTGGAACCAAGGCCACTGTGGCTAAGCCTACGTGTGTGAAAG CTTTGAAGACAGAAAAGGTGAAGCTGGCTGCGTGTGGAAGAAACCACACTCTCGTTTACACAA ctcAGGGGAATGTCTATGTAACCGGTGGCAACAGTGAGGGACAGCTTGGCCTTGGGGACTACGATGAAAGAAGTACTTTCCAATTGGTGGACTTCTTTAACAAGCGGGGACCAATCAAAATGCTCGCTGCTGGTTCCAACACCTCAGCCGCTCTCACAC AGAGCGGGGTGCTGTACGTGTGGGGGGACAACTCCGAGGGCCAGATCGGTCTGGGAAAAGAGAGCAACGCTGTCAAACCGCACAAGTTGTCTGTTGGACGCCCTGTTTCCTGCGTGGCCTGCGGATACTACCACTCTGCCTTAGTGACCG tggacggGGAGCTGTACACGTTCGGCGAGAGGGACAGTGGGAAGTTGGGCCTGCCCACCAACAAGCTGGCCAATCACAGAGTCCCTCAGCTGGTGGACGGCATCAAGGAGCGAGTCCTGCAGGTGGCGTGTGGAGGAGGACACACTGTGGCTCTCACAG AGGATTGCCTGTACACGTTCGGCCTGGGTCAGTTTGGGCAGCTTGGACACGGGACCTTCATCTTCGAGTCGCGGTCACCGCGCGCAGTGGAACACTTCCGCAAGGGCCGAGTGCAACACGTGGCATGTGGAGAGAATCACACCGCAGTGGTCACAG ACTGTGGCCTTCTGTACGCGTTTGGAGACGGTCGTCATGGCAAACTGGGGCTCGGAGAGGAGAACTTCACCAACCAGTTCAAGCCCACGCTGTGTCCACGGTTCCTCAAGTACCACGTAGAGACG GTTACATGCGGAGGTTGTCACATGCTTGTGTTTGCCAAATCCCGCTCGAAGGcggaacaggaagtgaccttGGAGGAGGATGATGTCACTGAGGACTTCTGGGAGAAACCCTACACAGAGTTGCTAGGCGACACCGTGGGGTCTGCCACCCTCCAGAGGAGTCTCTCTGCTCGGGTCCGGCGCCGAGAAAGG GAGCGATCTCCTGAGCAGTTTGGGGTGATGTTCCGCACTCTTCCGCCGCTCTCGTCCACGCACCCGGGCGCCACCATCCTGCCCGTGCCCAGTCAGACGCTGCCGCCCAGACTGCACCTGACCGACCTGCAGGACCGCAACGACCGCAACGACCTCAACCGCGGGCGCGCCAAGAAGAGCGGCCTCTCCACCAGAATAG GAAAAGTGAAAAAGTCCAAAGCCAAGAAAGGTTCTCCAGCGGAAGCCGGAGACGAcagtgagagtgtgaaagatCTGGGCGAAACCACAGATATACTAAATGTT ACTCATATGATGAAGATGGACCCCAGTGACCAATCACTGACGTTGTCTCCAGTGCATAAG GACGGTGCAGGCGAGGCCTCACAGGTGACCAATCAAGATGGAGCGGAGGACGAAGATGAGAACGACGAAGGTGTTGAAGAAATGGAGggcagtgaggaagaggaggataaggatgaagaaaaggaagaggtggaggatcAACTGATAGACGAGGTGGATTCAGAGCCAGACGAAACCCCCAACACCTCGTCACCGCAG GAAGCAGaggtagaaaaagaaaaagaggtgGCGGTCTCAGATGGTGAGGTTAAAGAAAAAGAGGTGACTGTCCCAGATGGCGTGGTCAAAG AAACTGAAGAAAAAATGGAGTCACAGTCTCAAAAGGAAGAGGTGCTGGAGTCCAGCACACCGCCACAGACTAAGGAGGAGAAACCAAGAGGCATCTTTGGACCAAACAGAAGG GGTTCTCTGTTCCAGCGGCAGCCCCCCAGCAGGCGGCAGGACTcaaaggaggaggtggagggcttATCGGAGAGCACGTCAACAGGGAAGCCGATCGCTGAGGGATCCTCCACGTCTGACCAGAGCGTTGGAGATGCAGGTCGCTGCATCGCTAGCGAAACCCAGCAGGGCAAGAAGGCACCTACTGCCAGCCGCTCACGGTCAGCTACCTGCGTTCTCCTCTGA
- the dynlt3 gene encoding dynein light chain Tctex-type 3 has translation MEEYHPGDEVAFNPDEASNCVKECIEGIIGGVDYSQNKVNQWTATIVEHSLTQLVKQGKPFKYIVNCAVMQKSGAGLHTASSCYWDTTTDGSCTVRWENRTMYCVVSVFAVAVTL, from the exons ATGGAGGAGTACCATCCTGGTGACGAG GTGGCCTTCAACCCCGATGAAGCAAGTAACTGCGTGAAAGAG TGTATTGAGGGCATCATCGGAGGGGTGGACTACAGTCAGAACAAGGTGAACCAGTGGACCGCCACCATCGTGGAGCACTCACTCACCCAGCTCGTCAAGCAGGGCAAGCCCTTCAAGTACATCG tgAACTGTGCGGTCATGCAGAAGAGTGGCGCTGGTCTTCACACGGCCAGTTCCTGTTACTGGGACACTACAACTGATG gCAGCTGCACGGTGAGGTGGGAGAACCGCACGATGTACTGCGTGGTCAGTGTGTTCGCCGTCGCCGTGACCCTCTAA